From a single Sphingosinicellaceae bacterium genomic region:
- a CDS encoding pseudouridine synthase, which yields MRPPRTPGSGGRGSDGPPGGRGSDRPPARPPAGRPPAKSPGARSPASAGGSRPPANTGGGRPPANSFGPRPAAGAAGDRRRPAATGPRFGRALELNELSTNARDVRRHIPGGRLPKVPAARDPNMPTGRRARGQVRAATAAAGLKPGEAEPQRIAKLLARAGVGSRRDIERMIEEGKISLHGKVLETPATIVTTLDGITVEGREVQPIEAARLFRFHKPAGFLTTARDPGGRPTIFDALPPGLPRLVPVGRLDMNTEGLLLMTTDGGLKRALELPVNAVSRRYRVRAYGEISQNALESLIEGITIDGMRYGPIDADIERRTGANLWLTMRLTEGKNREIRRVLEFLGLQVSRLIRTAYGPFELGELAPRDADEIPADAIATLRKSLGKSSDRT from the coding sequence ATGAGACCACCACGTACTCCCGGCAGCGGCGGCCGCGGCTCCGACGGGCCACCCGGCGGCCGCGGCTCGGACCGCCCGCCAGCCCGCCCGCCCGCCGGCCGCCCCCCCGCCAAGTCGCCCGGCGCGCGCTCTCCCGCCAGCGCCGGCGGCAGCCGCCCGCCCGCCAACACGGGAGGCGGTCGCCCGCCCGCGAACTCGTTCGGCCCGCGCCCTGCAGCCGGAGCAGCCGGTGACCGCCGCCGTCCAGCCGCGACCGGACCCCGCTTCGGCCGCGCCCTGGAACTCAACGAGCTCAGCACCAATGCCCGCGACGTCCGCCGCCACATTCCCGGTGGCCGCCTGCCCAAGGTGCCCGCCGCGCGCGACCCCAACATGCCGACCGGTCGCCGCGCCCGCGGCCAGGTCCGTGCCGCGACCGCCGCCGCCGGCCTCAAGCCCGGCGAGGCCGAGCCCCAGCGCATCGCCAAGCTGCTCGCACGCGCCGGCGTCGGCTCCCGCCGCGACATCGAGCGGATGATCGAGGAGGGCAAGATCTCCCTCCACGGCAAGGTCCTCGAGACGCCGGCGACCATCGTCACGACGCTCGACGGCATCACCGTCGAGGGCCGCGAAGTCCAGCCGATCGAGGCCGCGCGCCTGTTCCGCTTCCACAAGCCGGCTGGCTTCCTGACTACCGCGCGCGACCCCGGGGGCCGCCCGACGATCTTCGATGCCCTGCCCCCGGGCCTGCCCCGGTTGGTCCCGGTCGGCCGCCTCGACATGAACACCGAAGGGTTGCTGCTGATGACCACCGACGGTGGCCTGAAGCGCGCACTCGAACTGCCGGTCAACGCCGTGTCGCGCCGCTACCGGGTGCGCGCTTATGGCGAGATTTCCCAGAATGCGCTGGAATCGCTGATCGAGGGCATCACCATCGACGGCATGCGCTACGGCCCGATCGATGCCGACATCGAGCGCCGCACCGGCGCGAACCTGTGGCTGACGATGCGCCTGACCGAGGGCAAGAACCGCGAAATCCGCCGCGTCCTCGAATTCCTCGGCCTGCAGGTGTCGCGCCTGATCCGAACCGCCTACGGGCCGTTCGAGCTCGGCGAACTGGCGCCGCGCGATGCCGACGAGATCCCGGCCGATGCCATCGCCACGCTCCGCAAGAGTCTGGGCAAGAGCTCCGACCGGACTTGA